The sequence ATACAAAAACATTAACATCAAGTGAGTTAATAAATAATGTATTACCTGTTTATTATAAAGATAAAAATAAAAGAGAGCATGTATTTGAAAGTCTAAAAAATGAAAAACATACAGATATAATAAAAATTAAAATTGATTCATTTGAAAATTTATCCGATAAGAATAAAAAACTTTTAATTAATAAAGGAGGCCAAACAAAAGGAAGCATAATAATAATTACTAAGAATGATAAAGTTAAAGATATTAAATCAGAAGAAAATCTTATAACACCAGAAAATACTTATTTAAATTACATTCCCTTTTCGTTGGCTTACAACGATGATTTAATTGGTTTTTATTCAAAATTTATTCAACAAGATAAAGAAAGGAAAAATAGATTTGTAGACAGCCTAAAAAGTTTTATTCCAAATATTGAATCCGTTGAGATCACAACAAGATTCCTAAAACATCCTGTAATAGAAGTATTTGAAAAGACTTCTAATGAGCCCAAATTATTGTCGACTTATGGTGACGGAGCGAATAAATTATTCAGAATTTTAGCGGAAATTATTGCAAGCAGAGGTAAGCGTTTAATGATAGACGAAATTGATACAGGTATTCATTACAGCCGATTTGAAGAATTCTGGAAAACTATTCTTAAAACAGCAAAAGAATATGATGTTCAACTTTATGCAACAACCCATAATCCCGATTGCCTTAATTATTTGGTTGATGCTTTAGAAAATGATGATATGAAATCTTATCAAAAAGATACAAGTGTTTTTGCACTTGAAGAATTGCCGGATAAATCTGTTAAATCATTTAAACACGATTTTAAAGGGTTTAGTTTTTTAGTGAAAAAAGGCATAGAAATCAGAGGGGGTAAGAATGAATAAGTGTAAAATATATGTTGAAGGTATTGCCGATCAGAAGTTTATTGCAGACTTTATCAGCTTTCATTATAATGTTTCAATGATTAAAGCAAAGTTTGAAGACGGAGAACAAATAAAAAATGAGAACCTTATAGATATCGAAGGGAAAGATAGTTTATATGCTGTTACACCTCTATTAAAAATAAATTCAGCTAAAAACATTTCAAATATTATCATATTTGATGCCGATGATAAGATTGAAAGCAGGAGAAAAGAACTTCAAGACTTTAAAAATGAAAATGATATTAAATTTAATTTTTTTTTGTTCCCAAATGATAAAGATAACGGAGAATTGGAAGATATGCTCGTGAATATTATCAATTCTGAAAACAAAGGTATTTTTGATTGTTGGGATAAATATGAAAATTGCCTAAAAGAGATTTCCTCATATATGACTTTGCCCGCAAAAAAACAAAAATATATGCTTATCTGGAACCTTTGTACGGAGAAACAAAATCTCAAAAGAAAAAAATAAAAGAAGCAAACAGAAACTATAAAAATGAAAAGCATTGGGATTTAAATAATCCATATTTGAAACCTCTTAAAACTTTTTTAGATAAATACTTTATATAGAATTACAACATAAATGAAACAAGAAAAACAACATAAATTAGATGAACGTTATTTGCGAATGGCAAAGATATGGGCAGAGAACTCTTATTGCAAAAGACGAAAGGTAGGTGCCCTTATTGTGAAAGATAAAATGATAATCTCTGACGGATTTAACGGAACACCGGCAGGTTTTGAAAATGATTGCGAAGAAGATAAGGACACAACTAAACCATATGTTCTTCATGCTGAAGCAAATGCAATAACTAAAGTTGCAAAATCGCATAACAGCAGTGAAGGATCTACTTTGTACGTTACAACTTCTCCGTGTATGGAATGTTCAAAATTAATTATTCAAGCAGGAATAAAGCGAGTTGTTTTTGATGAGAAATACAGAATAACAGACGGTTTAGAGCTGTTGGAACGTGCAGGAATTGAATTAAAAAACTTGGAATTAAAATAACTGAAAAATAATATAGTAAGGAAATATAATGGAACAAAAAAATAAAGACAAAGTTGAAGGGAAATTCAATAATTCTAAAAGAACAATTTATACACCAATAGTAATTGCTTTGGTTCTTATTATCGGGATATTTATCGGAAATATGCTGATACCGCAAAAAAACACAAACTATCATTCAACTTTCAATCTAAACAAACCAAGTAAAGTTTCTTCAATTTTAAGGCTGATACAAGAGAATTATGTGGATATGATATCAACTGACAGCATTGAAGAATTGGCTATTCCTGTGATTCTTAAATATCTTGACCCGCATTCGACTTATTTCCCCCCAAAATTCAATGAAGAAGAACACGAAAGATTAAGCGGGAATTTTGAAGGAATAGGAGTACAATTTAACATTCAAAATGATACTATTTTGATTATAAATACCATTTCCGGCGGACCGTCTGAAAAAATAGGAGTGTTGGCAGGCGACAGAATTGTTACTATTAACGATTCACTTTTTGCGGGTATCGGTATCACAAACGATGATGTTATTAATAACCTTAAAGGTCCGAAAGGGACGACTGTAAAA is a genomic window of Bacteroidales bacterium containing:
- a CDS encoding dCMP deaminase family protein, with translation MKQEKQHKLDERYLRMAKIWAENSYCKRRKVGALIVKDKMIISDGFNGTPAGFENDCEEDKDTTKPYVLHAEANAITKVAKSHNSSEGSTLYVTTSPCMECSKLIIQAGIKRVVFDEKYRITDGLELLERAGIELKNLELK
- a CDS encoding AAA family ATPase, encoding MEKNEHLTYFKVKNFKRFEEFELNDITQFNIIVGDNNVGKTTLLEALLFSEDINQQLHNLLGCFSFKFSREYTKTLTSSELINNVLPVYYKDKNKREHVFESLKNEKHTDIIKIKIDSFENLSDKNKKLLINKGGQTKGSIIIITKNDKVKDIKSEENLITPENTYLNYIPFSLAYNDDLIGFYSKFIQQDKERKNRFVDSLKSFIPNIESVEITTRFLKHPVIEVFEKTSNEPKLLSTYGDGANKLFRILAEIIASRGKRLMIDEIDTGIHYSRFEEFWKTILKTAKEYDVQLYATTHNPDCLNYLVDALENDDMKSYQKDTSVFALEELPDKSVKSFKHDFKGFSFLVKKGIEIRGGKNE